From Paenibacillus graminis, a single genomic window includes:
- a CDS encoding pseudouridine synthase produces MERLQKILAQAGVASRRKCEEMILAGKVEVNGELVTTLGTKVDPATDIIKVAGRLIRGENKIYIMFNKPKGVITSASDDKGRKVVTDYLKGIKERVYPVGRLDYDTEGLLLLTNDGEFANLLTHPKHHVPKTYLATVKGVPHGTALDKLKAGIKLEDGMTAPAEVEYKDIDEANKETVISITIHEGRNRQVRRMFEAISHPVIRLKRISFGDILLQNLKRGSYRHLTKDEINHLQQIAKAGMLKANPTRKDT; encoded by the coding sequence ATGGAAAGACTACAAAAAATATTGGCGCAGGCAGGTGTGGCGTCAAGACGCAAGTGTGAAGAAATGATTTTGGCCGGTAAAGTGGAAGTCAACGGGGAACTCGTAACTACGCTTGGCACGAAGGTGGACCCCGCAACAGATATAATCAAGGTCGCCGGTAGACTGATCCGGGGCGAGAACAAAATCTACATTATGTTCAACAAGCCCAAGGGTGTGATTACAAGCGCTTCCGACGACAAAGGACGCAAGGTAGTAACGGACTACCTCAAAGGCATCAAAGAGCGCGTATACCCTGTGGGCCGTCTGGATTATGATACGGAAGGGCTGCTGCTGCTGACGAATGACGGGGAGTTTGCCAACCTGCTCACGCATCCGAAGCATCATGTGCCCAAGACCTATCTGGCCACGGTCAAGGGTGTGCCGCATGGCACCGCGCTGGACAAGCTCAAAGCCGGCATCAAGCTGGAGGATGGGATGACTGCTCCGGCAGAAGTGGAATATAAGGATATTGATGAAGCAAACAAAGAAACGGTCATCAGCATTACCATCCATGAAGGCCGCAACCGTCAGGTACGGCGGATGTTCGAAGCCATTTCCCATCCCGTCATCCGCCTGAAACGGATTTCCTTTGGGGATATTTTGCTGCAAAATCTCAAACGCGGCTCCTACCGCCATTTGACCAAGGATGAGATCAATCATCTTCAGCAAATCGCCAAAGCCGGTATGCTAAAAGCGAACCCAACACGCAAGGACACATAA
- a CDS encoding peptidoglycan recognition protein family protein produces the protein MEYKGFILHHSRCPSINGKGFDFWVGPDGSIYAAPLLTDPEYIHVCLEGNYGEEYTLPPLSGRENQLFAAGKLILELAARYQIDPLIVEPHTKTCPGAFFPWNELVIYPADGYH, from the coding sequence ATGGAGTATAAAGGCTTTATTCTGCATCATTCCCGCTGTCCGTCCATTAATGGCAAGGGCTTTGACTTTTGGGTGGGACCAGATGGATCCATTTATGCTGCGCCGCTGCTTACGGACCCGGAATATATCCATGTTTGCCTGGAAGGGAACTATGGCGAAGAGTACACGCTTCCGCCTCTGTCCGGGCGGGAGAATCAGCTGTTTGCGGCAGGCAAGCTTATCCTGGAATTGGCTGCGCGTTATCAAATTGACCCTCTTATCGTGGAACCCCACACCAAAACCTGTCCGGGAGCATTTTTTCCATGGAATGAACTTGTGATTTATCCCGCTGATGGTTATCATTAA
- a CDS encoding erythromycin esterase family protein has translation MLLKRTWEKQIITIVTAAGMLLGGSGPVSAAQPALNPLPYAHEIKSLTSENYSDLSFLKPLLKDKTVVSLGENFHRVGEYASMKTRLVKYLHEELGFEVIAFESGVAEASVVNDVADELTSADMMDNSIFDIWKSAETLELFNYIKQSRQTDKPLQLAGYDMQYTSPMLTLAVRSFISKVNAAYGKEFMDFDQEAIEQYFGLINQYSLETKSNPVYQQKIGQLIQKYVPKYKEYIRFIQEHRVPLDAAYPNAPHTADTILKGLEDRVAIFTQAQIKSVREIYEARDRIMAEHVEWLMKARYPGKKIILWAHNDHLAKNTSDIRVFEKGKWQNSFTSMGELLHQKLKDKMYVVGFYMNRGKAAAISTLKEFPIGPMPKGTLEARIMQSGYSRTFVDLAGHTKAGPGNSWMFQPQYAAEDGLTREVIVPMAMKFVPKEQFDGLIVIDKVSPPTRNY, from the coding sequence ATGCTGCTTAAAAGAACATGGGAAAAACAGATCATCACCATTGTAACTGCAGCCGGGATGCTGCTCGGAGGTTCCGGACCCGTCTCAGCCGCACAGCCGGCTCTAAATCCGCTGCCCTATGCGCATGAGATTAAATCACTGACAAGCGAAAACTACAGCGACCTTTCTTTTTTGAAGCCGCTGCTGAAGGACAAAACGGTCGTCAGCCTTGGCGAAAATTTCCACCGGGTTGGCGAATATGCCAGCATGAAGACGAGATTGGTAAAATATCTGCATGAGGAGCTGGGGTTTGAGGTCATCGCTTTTGAATCGGGGGTGGCTGAGGCTTCTGTCGTCAACGATGTGGCTGATGAATTGACTTCAGCAGATATGATGGATAATTCCATTTTTGATATCTGGAAATCCGCAGAAACCCTGGAGCTGTTCAACTACATCAAACAATCCAGGCAGACGGACAAGCCTTTGCAGCTGGCCGGATATGATATGCAATATACGTCCCCAATGCTGACGCTGGCAGTCCGCAGCTTCATTTCTAAGGTCAACGCTGCTTATGGCAAAGAATTTATGGATTTTGACCAAGAAGCCATTGAACAATACTTTGGACTGATCAATCAATACAGCCTGGAGACCAAAAGCAATCCTGTTTACCAGCAGAAGATAGGCCAACTCATCCAAAAGTATGTTCCTAAATATAAGGAATACATCAGGTTCATTCAGGAACACCGGGTACCGTTAGACGCAGCTTACCCCAATGCGCCCCACACGGCAGATACCATCCTGAAAGGGCTGGAGGACCGTGTGGCAATTTTCACGCAGGCACAGATCAAGAGTGTACGTGAAATATACGAAGCCCGGGACAGAATCATGGCTGAGCATGTGGAATGGCTGATGAAGGCCAGATACCCCGGCAAAAAGATCATTCTGTGGGCCCACAATGACCATTTGGCTAAAAACACTTCAGACATACGCGTCTTTGAGAAAGGGAAGTGGCAAAACAGTTTTACCAGCATGGGCGAACTGCTGCATCAGAAGTTGAAGGATAAAATGTATGTGGTAGGCTTTTATATGAACCGGGGCAAAGCGGCAGCCATTTCAACATTGAAGGAATTTCCTATCGGCCCGATGCCGAAGGGGACCCTGGAAGCGAGAATCATGCAAAGCGGGTATTCCCGGACCTTTGTAGACCTCGCCGGGCATACCAAAGCAGGCCCAGGCAACAGCTGGATGTTTCAGCCGCAATATGCTGCTGAAGACGGGCTGACCAGAGAGGTTATTGTTCCGATGGCGATGAAATTCGTGCCGAAGGAGCAGTTCGACGGCCTGATCGTCATTGATAAAGTATCCCCGCCAACCCGTAACTATTAA
- a CDS encoding response regulator transcription factor codes for MAEHLNRILVVDDEERIRRLLKMYLEKEGYEIDEAEDGEIALRKATANDYGLILLDVMLPGIDGIEVLTRLRGVKSTPVLMLTAKGEEINRVQGFEMGADDYVVKPFSPREVIYRVKAIMRRSSATAFLSKESNSSNNIVFPHLIIEHDAHRVTAGGQEVSLTPKEYELLHYLAISPDKVFSREELLKDVWNYEFFGDLRTVDTHVKRLREKLNKVSPESAAMITTVWGVGYKLEVPK; via the coding sequence ATGGCAGAGCATTTGAACAGAATACTGGTGGTGGATGACGAGGAGCGCATTCGCCGCCTGCTGAAGATGTATCTTGAAAAAGAAGGCTACGAAATTGATGAAGCAGAAGACGGAGAAATCGCTCTGCGTAAAGCAACGGCCAATGATTACGGCTTGATCCTGCTGGATGTGATGCTGCCGGGAATCGACGGCATTGAAGTGCTGACCCGGCTCAGAGGCGTCAAATCGACGCCTGTTCTGATGCTTACAGCCAAAGGCGAAGAGATCAACCGGGTGCAGGGCTTCGAGATGGGGGCGGATGACTATGTGGTCAAACCCTTCAGCCCGCGCGAAGTGATCTACCGGGTGAAGGCGATTATGCGCCGTTCCTCGGCGACAGCCTTTTTGTCCAAAGAGAGCAACTCCAGCAATAATATCGTGTTTCCGCACCTTATCATTGAACATGATGCACACCGCGTAACCGCAGGGGGCCAGGAAGTCAGCCTGACTCCAAAAGAGTACGAGCTGCTGCATTATTTGGCGATTTCGCCGGATAAGGTGTTCTCGCGCGAAGAGCTGCTGAAGGATGTGTGGAACTATGAGTTCTTCGGGGATTTGCGCACCGTGGATACACATGTCAAGCGGCTTCGCGAGAAGCTCAACAAAGTATCACCGGAATCGGCAGCGATGATCACCACGGTCTGGGGAGTAGGCTACAAGCTAGAGGTACCTAAATAA
- the glpK gene encoding glycerol kinase GlpK: MILSLDQGTTSSRAILFDQEAGMVSQGQYEIRQSFPRPGWVEHDPDQIWETQLAAAREAISESGRPAAEVSAIGITNQRETALVWDKATGRPIYPAIVWQDRRTAGQCEELKGRGLADTIAAKTGLVVDAYFSATKLAWILDHVPGARARAEQGELLGGTIDAWLIWKLTGGAVHATDVTNASRTMLYNLHERRWDEELMEELRIPRAILPEVRMSGGDFGTAGSEWFGEEIPIRSVLGDQQAALFGHTCLEAGSAKNTYGTGCFILMNTGNEAVASSHGLLTTVAWGMGDELYYALEGSVFVAGAAVQWLHEGLGLIEGPADSEEKAGEVEDSEGVVVVPAFTGLGAPYWDMYARGAVFGLTRGTTAGHLVRATLESLAFQSRDVIGAMEKDAGMPLTGLRVDGGAVRNDLLMQFQADILGSEVTRTMYAETTALGAALLAGLTSGVWTREQLESFNKAEKIFAPSMEAEERERRYHAWQDAVSRTMGWEKHEGRR; this comes from the coding sequence ATGATTCTATCATTAGACCAAGGCACTACCAGCTCGCGGGCAATCTTGTTCGACCAGGAGGCCGGTATGGTCTCGCAGGGGCAATATGAGATCAGACAGTCCTTTCCCCGCCCCGGCTGGGTAGAACATGATCCGGATCAGATCTGGGAGACTCAGCTCGCAGCGGCCAGAGAGGCCATTAGCGAGAGCGGGAGGCCTGCTGCGGAGGTATCAGCTATCGGTATTACCAACCAGCGGGAAACCGCGCTGGTCTGGGACAAGGCCACCGGGAGGCCTATCTATCCGGCAATCGTCTGGCAGGACCGCCGCACAGCCGGACAGTGCGAGGAGCTGAAGGGGCGCGGGCTTGCAGATACCATTGCCGCCAAGACCGGCCTTGTAGTGGATGCCTACTTCTCGGCAACCAAGCTGGCCTGGATTCTGGATCATGTGCCCGGAGCCCGGGCGCGTGCCGAACAAGGCGAGCTGCTGGGGGGAACCATCGATGCCTGGCTGATTTGGAAGCTTACCGGAGGAGCTGTGCACGCTACGGATGTTACGAATGCTTCACGGACCATGCTGTATAATCTGCATGAGCGCAGATGGGACGAGGAGCTGATGGAGGAGCTGAGAATTCCGCGTGCGATTCTCCCGGAAGTCCGAATGTCCGGCGGGGATTTTGGAACTGCCGGGAGTGAATGGTTCGGGGAAGAGATACCGATTCGATCTGTACTGGGAGACCAGCAGGCCGCTCTATTCGGGCATACCTGCCTGGAGGCCGGGAGTGCCAAAAATACATACGGCACTGGCTGCTTCATTCTCATGAATACCGGGAATGAAGCAGTAGCCTCCAGTCATGGGCTGCTGACCACAGTGGCCTGGGGCATGGGCGATGAATTATATTATGCCCTAGAAGGCAGTGTGTTTGTAGCAGGAGCCGCGGTACAATGGCTCCATGAAGGGCTGGGCCTGATTGAAGGCCCGGCAGACTCGGAGGAAAAGGCCGGGGAGGTGGAGGACAGTGAAGGCGTTGTAGTGGTACCCGCTTTTACAGGACTCGGAGCCCCTTACTGGGATATGTATGCCCGCGGAGCCGTGTTCGGCTTGACCCGCGGTACGACGGCAGGCCATCTGGTCCGGGCGACTCTGGAGTCCCTTGCGTTTCAATCCAGGGATGTCATCGGCGCAATGGAAAAAGACGCCGGAATGCCGCTGACAGGACTGCGGGTCGATGGCGGAGCAGTGCGCAATGATCTGCTAATGCAGTTTCAGGCGGACATTCTGGGCAGCGAGGTGACGCGTACAATGTACGCAGAGACGACAGCGCTGGGGGCTGCCCTGCTCGCTGGTCTAACGTCGGGGGTCTGGACGAGGGAGCAGCTGGAGAGCTTCAATAAGGCAGAGAAGATCTTCGCTCCGTCAATGGAGGCAGAGGAGCGCGAGCGCCGTTACCATGCCTGGCAGGACGCCGTATCGCGTACCATGGGCTGGGAGAAGCATGAAGGGCGCCGATAA
- the resB gene encoding cytochrome c biogenesis protein ResB: MISNTKCECGHQNPVGTVLCEACGKPLDGEEQRSSGNLEMRYDGVARRSQRVNPGVIDLIWNFFSSVKIAIYLIVLTLLGSMLGTIFPQESTFLNIDAATYYPEKYGTAGEIYYKLGLSHTYESWWFVLLLVLIGASLVICSLDRVLPLYKALTRQKIRKHRQFLTRQKVVLVTELKEEPEAWVARMAEPLQKKGYRVRTDGGALLAEKHRFSRWGPYVIHIGLIIFLLAVLARGLPGLNMDQHLAFPQGDTVRIPETTYYLKNEKFTVEFYTEEEMPKEFRGKKILPKLYETKAVLYECTADCTDPSKEPQLAEVARHDIQVNSPLSYNGLKAYQFDYDLTPVLRSVQPELINAKNGEVYGKFKLDMNNPQRSFQAGPYTLSLKEKYMDFGLNEEGRPVSKSPYPNAPAFLFLITGPELPAGGQQYFYFPKQVDKEKFQMKAINDKLGGSGRFLELEVGSMSDVDFSESTAYLNIRVDRAMPFVWVGAGIVMLGLVLGFYWQHRRIWLVAGHGELVLGGHTNKNWFGFRREIVSILAKADLTVDEKSLDNGGGLA; encoded by the coding sequence CTGATCAGCAACACCAAATGTGAATGCGGCCACCAGAACCCGGTAGGCACGGTCCTCTGTGAAGCCTGCGGCAAGCCGCTCGACGGGGAGGAGCAGCGCTCTTCAGGGAACCTCGAAATGCGGTATGATGGTGTTGCCCGCCGTTCACAGCGGGTGAATCCCGGGGTGATCGACCTGATCTGGAACTTTTTTTCCTCGGTCAAGATCGCCATATACCTGATTGTATTGACATTGCTCGGTTCCATGCTGGGAACGATATTTCCCCAGGAGAGCACTTTTCTCAATATTGATGCAGCAACCTATTATCCAGAAAAGTACGGAACAGCCGGGGAGATTTATTATAAACTCGGCCTTTCGCACACCTACGAATCCTGGTGGTTCGTGCTGCTGCTTGTGCTCATTGGAGCGTCGCTGGTCATTTGCAGCCTGGACCGTGTACTCCCTCTCTACAAGGCGCTTACCCGTCAGAAGATCCGGAAGCACCGCCAGTTCCTGACCCGCCAAAAGGTGGTGCTGGTCACTGAACTGAAGGAGGAACCTGAAGCCTGGGTTGCACGTATGGCGGAGCCGCTCCAGAAGAAAGGCTACCGTGTCCGTACCGACGGTGGCGCACTGCTGGCCGAGAAGCACCGCTTCAGCCGCTGGGGGCCCTATGTCATACATATTGGCCTGATTATTTTTCTGCTGGCTGTGCTGGCCAGAGGGCTGCCCGGTCTGAACATGGATCAGCATCTTGCGTTTCCGCAAGGTGACACGGTCAGAATTCCGGAAACTACCTATTATCTAAAAAACGAGAAGTTTACCGTGGAGTTTTATACTGAGGAGGAAATGCCCAAGGAATTCCGCGGGAAGAAGATCCTTCCGAAACTATACGAAACCAAAGCTGTTCTCTATGAATGCACTGCTGACTGCACAGATCCCTCCAAGGAACCGCAGCTGGCCGAGGTGGCCAGGCATGATATTCAGGTGAACTCGCCGCTCAGCTACAACGGATTGAAAGCGTATCAGTTTGATTATGACCTCACTCCGGTGCTGCGCTCGGTGCAGCCCGAGCTTATCAATGCGAAGAATGGAGAGGTATACGGCAAGTTCAAGTTGGACATGAACAATCCGCAGCGGTCGTTTCAGGCAGGCCCCTATACGCTGTCTTTGAAAGAAAAATATATGGACTTCGGTTTGAACGAAGAGGGGCGGCCAGTGTCCAAATCTCCTTACCCTAACGCTCCAGCCTTCCTGTTTCTGATCACAGGGCCGGAGCTGCCGGCCGGAGGACAGCAGTATTTTTATTTTCCGAAGCAGGTCGACAAGGAAAAGTTCCAGATGAAGGCGATCAACGACAAGCTTGGCGGCAGCGGGCGGTTCCTGGAGCTTGAGGTAGGCAGCATGAGTGATGTGGATTTCTCGGAATCCACGGCGTATCTGAACATTCGTGTGGACCGTGCGATGCCTTTCGTCTGGGTCGGGGCAGGTATTGTCATGCTTGGACTGGTTCTCGGCTTCTACTGGCAGCATAGGCGCATATGGCTTGTAGCCGGTCATGGTGAGCTGGTACTTGGAGGCCATACGAACAAGAACTGGTTCGGCTTCCGCCGGGAGATCGTTTCGATTCTGGCGAAGGCGGATTTGACAGTGGATGAAAAATCTCTGGACAACGGGGGAGGTCTGGCATGA
- the ccsA gene encoding cytochrome c biogenesis protein CcsA, giving the protein MSLLDFSSDVFIAAFFLYSGSFMLYTIAIMGRKWSGRKPEEHTARWGRIAFTVSSLGLICHLAYFFTRWAGSGHIPVSNMYEFMTFLSMMVMVAFTVIFSIYRKIILGVFAVPISIIVMAYAAVFPQEVQPLIPSLKSIYLNIHVTLAALGESFFAVGFAAGLMYLLRTVDFASKEKNDRKQQRLVEFTLFSIIVIIGFLGSVFAFRGAGYETVFVRSNVTIDSPGQGDSTIEKVSYKMPPIVAPYHSEIERFQPFLGMSEPLFEAPSWMNGVNAGRKFNTVLWSLISGLLLYGILRLVARKPLGKAIHPVLDGIDENDLDEITYRAIAIGFPIFTLGALIFAMIWAQVAWGRFWGWDPKEVWALVTWLFYSAYLHLRLARGWQGRKSAWLAVLGFLVVMFTLVGVNLVIAGLHSYAGTD; this is encoded by the coding sequence ATGAGCTTGCTCGATTTCAGCAGTGACGTCTTTATTGCCGCATTTTTTTTGTACAGCGGATCATTCATGTTGTATACGATTGCTATCATGGGCCGCAAATGGTCCGGAAGAAAGCCGGAGGAGCACACCGCCCGCTGGGGCAGGATCGCTTTTACCGTATCCTCTCTGGGCCTTATCTGCCACCTCGCTTATTTCTTCACCCGCTGGGCAGGCTCAGGGCATATTCCAGTCAGCAATATGTATGAGTTCATGACGTTTTTATCCATGATGGTCATGGTGGCGTTTACCGTGATCTTCTCGATTTACCGCAAAATCATTCTCGGTGTCTTCGCGGTGCCGATCTCGATTATAGTCATGGCTTACGCGGCAGTATTTCCGCAAGAGGTTCAGCCGCTGATTCCTTCACTGAAATCCATTTATCTGAATATTCATGTCACGCTCGCCGCGCTGGGCGAATCCTTCTTCGCGGTTGGCTTTGCGGCCGGGCTGATGTATCTGCTGCGCACTGTGGATTTTGCCAGTAAGGAGAAGAACGACCGCAAGCAGCAGCGCCTGGTCGAATTTACTCTGTTCTCAATCATTGTTATAATTGGGTTTCTTGGATCAGTATTTGCTTTTCGCGGCGCAGGGTACGAAACGGTTTTCGTCAGATCCAACGTTACGATTGACAGCCCTGGGCAGGGAGATAGTACAATAGAGAAAGTGAGCTACAAAATGCCACCCATTGTGGCACCTTACCATAGCGAAATTGAGCGCTTCCAGCCGTTTCTTGGAATGAGTGAGCCGCTTTTTGAAGCGCCTTCTTGGATGAATGGCGTTAACGCCGGTCGAAAATTCAACACGGTCCTCTGGTCGCTGATTTCCGGTCTGCTTCTGTACGGAATTCTGCGTCTGGTTGCCCGCAAACCGCTGGGCAAGGCGATCCATCCCGTTCTGGATGGAATTGATGAGAATGACCTTGATGAAATTACGTATAGGGCGATTGCCATCGGCTTCCCGATCTTTACCTTGGGGGCTTTGATTTTTGCAATGATATGGGCCCAGGTGGCCTGGGGCCGGTTCTGGGGATGGGACCCCAAAGAAGTCTGGGCTCTGGTCACTTGGCTGTTTTACAGCGCCTACCTGCATTTACGTCTGGCACGCGGCTGGCAGGGACGCAAATCCGCTTGGCTCGCCGTACTCGGCTTTCTGGTCGTAATGTTTACCCTGGTTGGCGTTAATCTGGTCATCGCCGGACTTCATTCCTATGCAGGAACGGATTAA
- the resA gene encoding thiol-disulfide oxidoreductase ResA yields MGRARKPVQIIILFVIILLGGYAIGSSVFGGDGKPREGGKAPSFDLLGLDGLTHTLDEYKGKSVVLNFWGSWCAPCVKEMPALQAQWEKWKEQGVVVVGVNVGEDQMTVENFVKLVDINFPVVMDTGRDAVRSYGVSPLPTTFFINAKGKIDSIHIGQLDLSTLDDQIGKLVRP; encoded by the coding sequence GTGGGCAGAGCGAGAAAGCCGGTTCAAATCATCATTCTGTTCGTAATTATTTTGCTTGGGGGTTATGCCATCGGCTCCTCGGTGTTCGGAGGAGACGGGAAACCCAGGGAAGGCGGAAAAGCACCTTCCTTTGACCTGCTTGGACTAGACGGTCTGACCCATACGCTGGACGAATACAAGGGGAAGTCTGTTGTGCTTAATTTTTGGGGTTCCTGGTGCGCCCCTTGCGTCAAGGAGATGCCTGCCCTGCAGGCCCAGTGGGAGAAGTGGAAGGAGCAGGGTGTTGTGGTTGTCGGCGTAAATGTCGGCGAAGACCAGATGACCGTGGAGAATTTTGTCAAGCTGGTTGATATTAATTTTCCGGTTGTCATGGATACCGGGCGCGACGCTGTCCGCAGCTACGGCGTGTCACCGCTTCCAACCACTTTCTTCATTAATGCCAAAGGCAAGATCGACAGCATCCATATCGGCCAGCTGGATCTCAGCACGCTTGATGATCAGATCGGGAAGCTGGTGAGACCGTGA
- a CDS encoding HAMP domain-containing sensor histidine kinase translates to MKFWRSLVGKLWITIICLVAVVLITLGLFLLPYIDSNFANSGAIKRLFTYVCMIGFSLTTFFALFLFTKITQPMQQVIEAANNIRRGEYGTRLTLVTSDEIGQLATSFNHMAEELEENIRSLNHEKGHLSSVLRSMSDAVLTFDTDGKIILTNPHGQALLERWSDLDWEQENESELYPQGASDSEVPPPLRPLFFSTLSQGGDQRSQVHVRQGVWSVHMAPLYSEDTIRGVVAVLRDVTEEVKLEKMRRDFVANVSHEIRTPLSMMQGYSEALLDGMASSPEESSELVQVIHDESLRMGRLVKDLLDLARMEAGHTDMMKVPVDMGELLERVYRKFTVRAKERGLQLELKPGSDTQLLKAADEDKLEQVLTNLLDNAFRHTPADKTITILTSTAVLEGRRYLEITIRDEGVGIPPEDLPFIFERFYKADKARVRGESGGTGLGLAIVKNIVESHHGTITASSRLGEGTEFILRLPVEKQ, encoded by the coding sequence GTGAAGTTCTGGAGAAGTCTTGTCGGAAAGCTGTGGATCACGATCATCTGTCTGGTTGCTGTCGTGCTTATCACACTGGGGCTGTTTCTTCTGCCTTACATCGACAGCAACTTCGCCAATTCCGGGGCGATCAAACGCTTGTTCACGTATGTCTGTATGATCGGGTTTTCTCTAACGACGTTTTTCGCTTTATTCCTGTTCACGAAGATTACCCAGCCGATGCAGCAGGTGATTGAAGCGGCGAATAATATCCGCCGGGGGGAATACGGGACGAGATTGACACTGGTCACCAGTGACGAGATCGGCCAGCTGGCCACCTCCTTCAATCATATGGCAGAAGAGCTGGAAGAGAACATCCGCAGTCTGAACCACGAGAAGGGGCATCTGTCCAGTGTATTGCGCAGCATGAGCGACGCTGTCCTCACCTTTGATACCGATGGGAAGATCATATTGACCAACCCGCACGGCCAGGCTCTGCTGGAGCGGTGGAGCGATCTGGACTGGGAGCAGGAGAATGAATCCGAGCTGTACCCGCAAGGGGCAAGTGACAGCGAGGTACCGCCGCCCTTGCGGCCTTTGTTCTTCAGTACACTGAGCCAGGGCGGGGATCAACGCTCTCAAGTGCATGTCCGCCAGGGAGTCTGGTCGGTTCATATGGCTCCGCTGTATTCAGAAGATACGATCCGCGGAGTAGTAGCTGTTCTGCGTGATGTTACCGAAGAGGTTAAGCTGGAGAAAATGCGCCGGGACTTCGTGGCCAACGTATCGCATGAGATCCGCACGCCGCTGTCGATGATGCAGGGCTACAGCGAGGCGCTGCTGGATGGAATGGCTTCCTCTCCCGAAGAGAGCAGTGAGCTGGTTCAGGTTATCCATGACGAGTCGCTGCGGATGGGCCGGCTGGTGAAGGATCTGCTGGACCTTGCCCGCATGGAGGCCGGACATACCGATATGATGAAGGTGCCGGTGGATATGGGGGAACTGCTGGAACGGGTCTACCGCAAATTTACTGTCCGGGCCAAGGAGCGGGGGCTTCAGCTTGAGCTGAAGCCCGGCAGTGACACGCAGCTGCTCAAAGCCGCTGACGAAGATAAGCTGGAGCAGGTGCTGACCAATCTGCTGGACAATGCGTTTCGGCATACGCCTGCGGACAAAACCATTACAATTCTGACCTCCACAGCCGTTCTTGAGGGCCGCCGTTACCTGGAGATCACCATCCGTGATGAAGGGGTAGGCATTCCTCCGGAGGATCTTCCTTTTATCTTTGAGCGCTTCTACAAAGCAGACAAGGCCCGCGTGCGCGGAGAGTCCGGGGGAACCGGACTTGGGCTGGCGATTGTCAAAAATATCGTCGAGTCCCATCATGGTACGATTACTGCCTCCAGCAGACTGGGGGAAGGTACCGAGTTTATCCTGCGGCTTCCTGTCGAAAAACAGTAA
- a CDS encoding spore maturation protein — protein sequence MITFIPLYAFTRKVPVYESFVEGAKDGFGTAIAIIPHLVGMLVAISVFRASGALDFLMGFIAPALKGIGVPPEVLPLGLLRPLTGTGSLAYTTDLISVHGPDSLIGMIASTIQGSTDTTLYVLTVYFGAVGIRNGRYALKVGLFSDIVGFIAAIAVCLLVFG from the coding sequence ATGATTACCTTCATCCCCCTGTACGCCTTTACACGCAAGGTCCCGGTCTACGAGTCCTTTGTCGAAGGTGCCAAGGACGGCTTCGGTACGGCCATCGCCATTATTCCCCATCTGGTGGGCATGCTTGTCGCCATCAGCGTCTTCCGCGCCTCCGGCGCGCTGGACTTCCTGATGGGCTTCATCGCTCCCGCCCTGAAGGGAATAGGCGTGCCGCCGGAAGTGCTGCCGCTTGGCCTCCTGCGTCCGCTCACAGGCACCGGCTCGCTGGCGTATACCACCGATCTGATCAGCGTTCACGGTCCTGATTCCCTGATTGGCATGATTGCCTCTACCATCCAGGGCAGCACGGATACCACTTTGTATGTGCTGACCGTCTATTTTGGTGCTGTGGGCATCCGCAACGGGCGTTACGCCCTCAAGGTCGGGCTGTTCTCAGACATTGTCGGCTTCATCGCAGCTATTGCTGTATGTCTGCTGGTCTTCGGCTAG